From the Lepidochelys kempii isolate rLepKem1 chromosome 2, rLepKem1.hap2, whole genome shotgun sequence genome, one window contains:
- the SNAI2 gene encoding zinc finger protein SNAI2, which yields MPRSFLVKKHFNSSKKPNYSKLDTHTVIISPYLYESYPMPIIPQPEILSSVAYNPITVWTTTGLLPSPLPNDLSPLSGYPSSLGRVSPPPPSDTSSKDHSGSESPISDEEERIQSKLSDPHAIEAEKFQCSLCNKTYSTFSGLAKHKQLHCDAQSRKSFSCKYCDKEYVSLGALKMHIRTHTLPCVCKICGKAFSRPWLLQGHIRTHTGEKPFSCPHCNRAFADRSNLRAHLQTHSDVKKYQCKNCSKTFSRMSLLHKHEESGCCVAH from the exons ATGCCACGATCTTTCCTGGTCAAGAAGCATTTCAATTCATCCAAGAAGCCAAATTACAGTAAACTGGACACTCACACAG TGATCATTTCACCATACCTGTATGAGAGCTATCCAATGCCTATCATACCACAGCCAGAGATCCTGAGCTCAGTAGCTTACAATCCAATTACTGTGTGGACTACAACTGGGCTGCTACCATCCCCGTTACCCAATGACCTCTCTCCTCTTTCTGGATACCCCTCATCCTTGGGAAGAGTTAGTCCACCTCCACCCTCCGACACCtcatccaaggatcacagtggCTCAGAAAGTCCCATTAGTGATGAAGAAGAGAGAATCCAGTCAAAGCTTTCAGATCCCCATGCAATTGAAGCTGAAAAGTTTCAGTGCAGTTTATGCAACAAGACCTATTCAACTTTCTCTGGACTGGCCAAACATAAGCAACTGCACTGTGATGCCCAGTCTAGGAAATCGTTCAGCTGCAAGTACTGTGACAAAGAGTATGTAAGCCTAGGAGCCCTTAAGATGCACATCAGGACCCACACACTACCTTGTGTCTGCAAGATCTGTGGCAAGGCTTTCTCTAGACCCTGGTTACTTCAAGGACACATCAGAACTCATACGG GAGAGAAGCCTTTTTCATGCCCTCATTGCAACAGAGCATTTGCAGACAGATCGAACCTGAGGGCTCATCTGCAGACCCATTCAGATGTGAAGAAATACCAGTGCAAAAATTGCTCCAAAACTTTCTCCAGAATGTCTCTTCTGCACAAACATGAGGAATCTGGCTGCTGTGTAGCACACTGA